The Betta splendens chromosome 4, fBetSpl5.4, whole genome shotgun sequence genome contains a region encoding:
- the LOC114853024 gene encoding phosphatidate phosphatase LPIN2-like isoform X2, producing the protein MLITEDCFFFLLQVDAMNYVGQLAGQVLVTVKELYKGINQATLSGCIDVIVVRQPDGAFQCSPFHVRFGKLGVLRSREKVIDIEINGEPVDLHMKLGDSGEAFFVQETEQNNEFVPAHLATSPIPTEEVPFRSRGSAGDSGQPLSPDDVQLSSSSGGKKKKRRRRKHKAEPRKEEPTAAGGELEPCELSSDEEYNPQHGRTSSLSMMKDSMEQRQHSLPSSLEWDSYPFSDGDWSPCTRKVCEPTSAKSDSELMVKSTESMFRAESHMQWAWGEFPESTRVNKKDKSEPKTLTITPSESTHFRVILSSDAMEQETKERDKNTVCSIVKPEPRTISPNQCSRPRSHAASITEHKPELLNATPGSFPSAPLTSSVNTQTARKARWTSSPPGRRDSGCAAEGGGNVAGDSASSKATDSPIKRRGVRKRSQHQGPEDIYLDDLNALDPDVAARYFPKSESEVVPKHWVEVGRRSGSQSPQSVGSAAADSGTECLSDSAGDLPDVTLSLCGGVGENSEISKDKFMEHIITYSEFAENPAIIDNPNLVVKIANRYYNWTLAAPLILCMQAFQKNLPKATEEAWVKDKMPRKSGRWWFWRKSSVKQSSTETKLERQESLSSESPASQQGPETQQKTAEWSSDDESKELTAEATTERVQTESSLTAPCHSYKKSLRLSSDQIAKLKLRDGPNDVTFSITTQYQGTCRCEGTIYLWNWDDKIVISDIDGTITKSDVFGHILPRLGKDWTHQGIAKLYHSVHENGYKFLYCSARAIGMADVTRGYLHGVNDRGTLLPQGPLTLSPSSLYSAFHREVIEKKPEKFKIECLTDIRNLFYPNTNPFYAAFGNRDSDVFAYKQVGVPVCRIFTVNPKGELILEQAKGNKTTYNRLSELVEHVFPLRSSQDNATFSCPEFSAFCYWREPIAEVCLEELL; encoded by the exons ATGCTAATTACTGAGgactgcttttttttcttattacagGTGGACGCCATGAACTACGTAGGGCAGCTGGCGGGCCAGGTGCTGGTGACCGTAAAGGAGCTGTACAAGGGGATCAATCAGGCCACTCTGTCAGGATGCATCGATGTCATTGTGGTGCGGCAGCCTGATGGGGCGTTCCAGTGCTCCCCGTTCCATGTCCGCTTTGGAAAACTGGGGGTGCTGCGCTCCAGGGAGAAAGTG ATTGATATAGAAATCAATGGGGAACCTGTGGATCTGCACATGAAGCTTGGAGACAGTGGAGAGGCCTTTTTTGTCCAGGAGACggagcagaacaat GAGTTTGTCCCAGCCCACCTGGCCACATCGCCCATCCCCACAGAGGAGGTCCCTTTCAGGAGCAGGGGGTCGGCAGGGGACAGCGGTCAGCCACTGAGCCCGGATGACGTCCAGCTTAGCTCCAGCTCAGggggcaagaagaagaagagacgtCGGAGGAAGCACAAGGCCGAGCCGCGCAAGGAAGAGCCAACGGCCGCTGGTGGAGAGCTGGAGCCGTGTGAGCTCAGCTCCGATGAGGAGTACAACCCACAGCACGGACG AACATCTTCACTCTCTATGATGAAGGACAGTATGGAGCAAAGGCAGCATTCCCTGCCCTCCAGCCTCGAGTGGGACAGCTACCCTTTCTCTGACGGAGACTGGTCACCCTGCACTAG GAAGGTGTGCGAGCCCACGTCGGCCAAAAGTGATTCTGAGCTGATGGTGAAGTCGACAGAGAGCATGTTCAGGGCCGAGTCCCACATGCAGTGGGCATGGGGGGAGTTCCCAGAATCCACCAGG GTCAACAAAAAGGACAAATCCGAGCCAAAGACGTTGACCATCACTCCCTCAGAGAGCACACACTTCAGGGTTATCTTGAGCTCAGACGCCATGGAACAGGAGACGAAGGAAAGGGACAAGAACACTGTTTGCAGTATTGTCAAACCAGAGCCTCGGACCATCAGCCCCAATCAGTGCAGCAGACCAAGGTCACATGCTGCCAGCATCACAGAGCACAAGCCAGAGCTTTTGAATGCCACGCCTGGTAGTTTTCCATCCGCACCGCTCACCTCCAGCGTCAACACGCAGACGGCACGCAAGGCCCGGTGGACGTCTTCACCTCCGGGCCGCAGGGACAGTGGCTGCGCCGCTGAAGGAGGCGGTAACGTGGCTGGAGATTCTGCCTCATCCAAAGCCACAGATTCCCCCATCAAGAGGAGAG GTGTGAGGAAAAGGAGCCAGCATCAGGGACCTGAAGACATTTACCTGGATGACCTGAATGCACTCGATCCTGATGTTGCTGCTCGCTACTTCCCAAAAAG TGAGTCTGAGGTGGTTCCCAAACACTGGGTGGAGGTAGGCCGACGCTCTGGATCCCAGTCCCCTCAGTCTGTTGGCAGCGCTGCCGCAGACAGTGGCACCGAGTGTTTGTCCGACTCGGCCGGCGACCTGCCGGACGTCACGCTGTCGCTGTGTGGAGGCGTTGGTGAGAACTCTGAGATTTCTAAAG ATAAATTCATGGAGCACATCATCACCTACAGTGAATTTGCAGAGAATCCAGCGATCATTGACAACCCCAACTTGGTGGTTAAAATTGCAAACAG GTATTACAACTGGACACTGGCAGCACCTCTGATACTGTGTATGCAGGCGTTCCAGAAGAACTTGCCAAAG GCTACAGAGGAGGCCTGGGTTAAGGACAAAATGCCCAGGAAGTCTGGACGCTGGTGGTTCTGGAGGAAAAGCAGCGTGAAGCAG TCATCAACAGAGACCAAGTTAGAGAGACAGGAGTCTCTGAGCAGCGAGAGCCCAGCCTCTCAGCAGGGCCCGGAAACACA gcagaaaacagcagagtGGTCCAGTGATGATGAAAGTAAAGAGCTCACCGCTGAGGCGACTACTGAGCGCGTGCAGACGGAGAGCTCTCTGACGGCGCCTTGTCACTCCTACAAGAAGTCCCTCCGCCTATCGTCTGACCAGATA gCCAAGCTGAAGTTACGAGACGGGCCCAATGACGTCACCTTCAGTATAACCACCCAGTACCAGGGAACCTGCCGCTGCGAAGGCACCATCTACCTGTGGAACTGGGATGATAAGATTGTGATCTCAGACATCGATGGCACAATCACCAA GTCCGACGTGTTTGGTCACATTTTGCCTCGGCTCGGTAAAGACTGGACTCATCAAGGCATCGCTAAGCTTTACCACTCGGTGCACGA GAACGGGTACAAGTTCCTGTACTGTTCCGCCCGAGCGATCGGCATGGCCGACGTGACCCGAGGGTACCTGCATGGGGTGAACGACAGGGGGACGCTGCTGCCCCAGGGACCCCTCACGCTGTCGCCGAGTAGCCTGTACTCCGCTTTCCACAG AGAGGTCATAGAAAAGAAGCCGGAGAAGTTCAAGATCGAGTGTCTCACAGACATCAGGAACCTGTTCTACCCGAACACAAACCCCTTCTACGCAGCCTTCGGAAACAGAGACAGC GATGTTTTCGCCTATAAGCAAGTGGGTGTGCCTGTGTGCAGAATATTCACAGTGAATCCCAAAGGGGAGCTGATCCTGGAGCAGGCCAAAGGCAATAAAACCAC TTATAACCGACTGAGTGAGCTGGTGGAGCACGTCTTTCCCTTGCGCAGTTCACAGGACAACGCCACCTTCAGCTGCCCAGAGTTCAGCGCCTTCTGTTACTGGAGGGAGCCGATCGCCGAGGTGTGTCTTGAGGAGCTGCTTTAG
- the LOC114853024 gene encoding phosphatidate phosphatase LPIN2-like isoform X3, whose amino-acid sequence MNYVGQLAGQVLVTVKELYKGINQATLSGCIDVIVVRQPDGAFQCSPFHVRFGKLGVLRSREKVIDIEINGEPVDLHMKLGDSGEAFFVQETEQNNEFVPAHLATSPIPTEEVPFRSRGSAGDSGQPLSPDDVQLSSSSGGKKKKRRRRKHKAEPRKEEPTAAGGELEPCELSSDEEYNPQHGRTSSLSMMKDSMEQRQHSLPSSLEWDSYPFSDGDWSPCTSRKVCEPTSAKSDSELMVKSTESMFRAESHMQWAWGEFPESTRVNKKDKSEPKTLTITPSESTHFRVILSSDAMEQETKERDKNTVCSIVKPEPRTISPNQCSRPRSHAASITEHKPELLNATPGSFPSAPLTSSVNTQTARKARWTSSPPGRRDSGCAAEGGGNVAGDSASSKATDSPIKRRGVRKRSQHQGPEDIYLDDLNALDPDVAARYFPKSESEVVPKHWVEVGRRSGSQSPQSVGSAAADSGTECLSDSAGDLPDVTLSLCGGVGENSEISKDKFMEHIITYSEFAENPAIIDNPNLVVKIANRYYNWTLAAPLILCMQAFQKNLPKATEEAWVKDKMPRKSGRWWFWRKSSVKQSSTETKLERQESLSSESPASQQGPETQQKTAEWSSDDESKELTAEATTERVQTESSLTAPCHSYKKSLRLSSDQIAKLKLRDGPNDVTFSITTQYQGTCRCEGTIYLWNWDDKIVISDIDGTITKSDVFGHILPRLGKDWTHQGIAKLYHSVHENGYKFLYCSARAIGMADVTRGYLHGVNDRGTLLPQGPLTLSPSSLYSAFHREVIEKKPEKFKIECLTDIRNLFYPNTNPFYAAFGNRDSDVFAYKQVGVPVCRIFTVNPKGELILEQAKGNKTTYNRLSELVEHVFPLRSSQDNATFSCPEFSAFCYWREPIAEVCLEELL is encoded by the exons ATGAACTACGTAGGGCAGCTGGCGGGCCAGGTGCTGGTGACCGTAAAGGAGCTGTACAAGGGGATCAATCAGGCCACTCTGTCAGGATGCATCGATGTCATTGTGGTGCGGCAGCCTGATGGGGCGTTCCAGTGCTCCCCGTTCCATGTCCGCTTTGGAAAACTGGGGGTGCTGCGCTCCAGGGAGAAAGTG ATTGATATAGAAATCAATGGGGAACCTGTGGATCTGCACATGAAGCTTGGAGACAGTGGAGAGGCCTTTTTTGTCCAGGAGACggagcagaacaat GAGTTTGTCCCAGCCCACCTGGCCACATCGCCCATCCCCACAGAGGAGGTCCCTTTCAGGAGCAGGGGGTCGGCAGGGGACAGCGGTCAGCCACTGAGCCCGGATGACGTCCAGCTTAGCTCCAGCTCAGggggcaagaagaagaagagacgtCGGAGGAAGCACAAGGCCGAGCCGCGCAAGGAAGAGCCAACGGCCGCTGGTGGAGAGCTGGAGCCGTGTGAGCTCAGCTCCGATGAGGAGTACAACCCACAGCACGGACG AACATCTTCACTCTCTATGATGAAGGACAGTATGGAGCAAAGGCAGCATTCCCTGCCCTCCAGCCTCGAGTGGGACAGCTACCCTTTCTCTGACGGAGACTGGTCACCCTGCACTAG CAGGAAGGTGTGCGAGCCCACGTCGGCCAAAAGTGATTCTGAGCTGATGGTGAAGTCGACAGAGAGCATGTTCAGGGCCGAGTCCCACATGCAGTGGGCATGGGGGGAGTTCCCAGAATCCACCAGG GTCAACAAAAAGGACAAATCCGAGCCAAAGACGTTGACCATCACTCCCTCAGAGAGCACACACTTCAGGGTTATCTTGAGCTCAGACGCCATGGAACAGGAGACGAAGGAAAGGGACAAGAACACTGTTTGCAGTATTGTCAAACCAGAGCCTCGGACCATCAGCCCCAATCAGTGCAGCAGACCAAGGTCACATGCTGCCAGCATCACAGAGCACAAGCCAGAGCTTTTGAATGCCACGCCTGGTAGTTTTCCATCCGCACCGCTCACCTCCAGCGTCAACACGCAGACGGCACGCAAGGCCCGGTGGACGTCTTCACCTCCGGGCCGCAGGGACAGTGGCTGCGCCGCTGAAGGAGGCGGTAACGTGGCTGGAGATTCTGCCTCATCCAAAGCCACAGATTCCCCCATCAAGAGGAGAG GTGTGAGGAAAAGGAGCCAGCATCAGGGACCTGAAGACATTTACCTGGATGACCTGAATGCACTCGATCCTGATGTTGCTGCTCGCTACTTCCCAAAAAG TGAGTCTGAGGTGGTTCCCAAACACTGGGTGGAGGTAGGCCGACGCTCTGGATCCCAGTCCCCTCAGTCTGTTGGCAGCGCTGCCGCAGACAGTGGCACCGAGTGTTTGTCCGACTCGGCCGGCGACCTGCCGGACGTCACGCTGTCGCTGTGTGGAGGCGTTGGTGAGAACTCTGAGATTTCTAAAG ATAAATTCATGGAGCACATCATCACCTACAGTGAATTTGCAGAGAATCCAGCGATCATTGACAACCCCAACTTGGTGGTTAAAATTGCAAACAG GTATTACAACTGGACACTGGCAGCACCTCTGATACTGTGTATGCAGGCGTTCCAGAAGAACTTGCCAAAG GCTACAGAGGAGGCCTGGGTTAAGGACAAAATGCCCAGGAAGTCTGGACGCTGGTGGTTCTGGAGGAAAAGCAGCGTGAAGCAG TCATCAACAGAGACCAAGTTAGAGAGACAGGAGTCTCTGAGCAGCGAGAGCCCAGCCTCTCAGCAGGGCCCGGAAACACA gcagaaaacagcagagtGGTCCAGTGATGATGAAAGTAAAGAGCTCACCGCTGAGGCGACTACTGAGCGCGTGCAGACGGAGAGCTCTCTGACGGCGCCTTGTCACTCCTACAAGAAGTCCCTCCGCCTATCGTCTGACCAGATA gCCAAGCTGAAGTTACGAGACGGGCCCAATGACGTCACCTTCAGTATAACCACCCAGTACCAGGGAACCTGCCGCTGCGAAGGCACCATCTACCTGTGGAACTGGGATGATAAGATTGTGATCTCAGACATCGATGGCACAATCACCAA GTCCGACGTGTTTGGTCACATTTTGCCTCGGCTCGGTAAAGACTGGACTCATCAAGGCATCGCTAAGCTTTACCACTCGGTGCACGA GAACGGGTACAAGTTCCTGTACTGTTCCGCCCGAGCGATCGGCATGGCCGACGTGACCCGAGGGTACCTGCATGGGGTGAACGACAGGGGGACGCTGCTGCCCCAGGGACCCCTCACGCTGTCGCCGAGTAGCCTGTACTCCGCTTTCCACAG AGAGGTCATAGAAAAGAAGCCGGAGAAGTTCAAGATCGAGTGTCTCACAGACATCAGGAACCTGTTCTACCCGAACACAAACCCCTTCTACGCAGCCTTCGGAAACAGAGACAGC GATGTTTTCGCCTATAAGCAAGTGGGTGTGCCTGTGTGCAGAATATTCACAGTGAATCCCAAAGGGGAGCTGATCCTGGAGCAGGCCAAAGGCAATAAAACCAC TTATAACCGACTGAGTGAGCTGGTGGAGCACGTCTTTCCCTTGCGCAGTTCACAGGACAACGCCACCTTCAGCTGCCCAGAGTTCAGCGCCTTCTGTTACTGGAGGGAGCCGATCGCCGAGGTGTGTCTTGAGGAGCTGCTTTAG
- the LOC114853024 gene encoding phosphatidate phosphatase LPIN2-like isoform X1, which yields MLITEDCFFFLLQVDAMNYVGQLAGQVLVTVKELYKGINQATLSGCIDVIVVRQPDGAFQCSPFHVRFGKLGVLRSREKVIDIEINGEPVDLHMKLGDSGEAFFVQETEQNNEFVPAHLATSPIPTEEVPFRSRGSAGDSGQPLSPDDVQLSSSSGGKKKKRRRRKHKAEPRKEEPTAAGGELEPCELSSDEEYNPQHGRTSSLSMMKDSMEQRQHSLPSSLEWDSYPFSDGDWSPCTSRKVCEPTSAKSDSELMVKSTESMFRAESHMQWAWGEFPESTRVNKKDKSEPKTLTITPSESTHFRVILSSDAMEQETKERDKNTVCSIVKPEPRTISPNQCSRPRSHAASITEHKPELLNATPGSFPSAPLTSSVNTQTARKARWTSSPPGRRDSGCAAEGGGNVAGDSASSKATDSPIKRRGVRKRSQHQGPEDIYLDDLNALDPDVAARYFPKSESEVVPKHWVEVGRRSGSQSPQSVGSAAADSGTECLSDSAGDLPDVTLSLCGGVGENSEISKDKFMEHIITYSEFAENPAIIDNPNLVVKIANRYYNWTLAAPLILCMQAFQKNLPKATEEAWVKDKMPRKSGRWWFWRKSSVKQSSTETKLERQESLSSESPASQQGPETQQKTAEWSSDDESKELTAEATTERVQTESSLTAPCHSYKKSLRLSSDQIAKLKLRDGPNDVTFSITTQYQGTCRCEGTIYLWNWDDKIVISDIDGTITKSDVFGHILPRLGKDWTHQGIAKLYHSVHENGYKFLYCSARAIGMADVTRGYLHGVNDRGTLLPQGPLTLSPSSLYSAFHREVIEKKPEKFKIECLTDIRNLFYPNTNPFYAAFGNRDSDVFAYKQVGVPVCRIFTVNPKGELILEQAKGNKTTYNRLSELVEHVFPLRSSQDNATFSCPEFSAFCYWREPIAEVCLEELL from the exons ATGCTAATTACTGAGgactgcttttttttcttattacagGTGGACGCCATGAACTACGTAGGGCAGCTGGCGGGCCAGGTGCTGGTGACCGTAAAGGAGCTGTACAAGGGGATCAATCAGGCCACTCTGTCAGGATGCATCGATGTCATTGTGGTGCGGCAGCCTGATGGGGCGTTCCAGTGCTCCCCGTTCCATGTCCGCTTTGGAAAACTGGGGGTGCTGCGCTCCAGGGAGAAAGTG ATTGATATAGAAATCAATGGGGAACCTGTGGATCTGCACATGAAGCTTGGAGACAGTGGAGAGGCCTTTTTTGTCCAGGAGACggagcagaacaat GAGTTTGTCCCAGCCCACCTGGCCACATCGCCCATCCCCACAGAGGAGGTCCCTTTCAGGAGCAGGGGGTCGGCAGGGGACAGCGGTCAGCCACTGAGCCCGGATGACGTCCAGCTTAGCTCCAGCTCAGggggcaagaagaagaagagacgtCGGAGGAAGCACAAGGCCGAGCCGCGCAAGGAAGAGCCAACGGCCGCTGGTGGAGAGCTGGAGCCGTGTGAGCTCAGCTCCGATGAGGAGTACAACCCACAGCACGGACG AACATCTTCACTCTCTATGATGAAGGACAGTATGGAGCAAAGGCAGCATTCCCTGCCCTCCAGCCTCGAGTGGGACAGCTACCCTTTCTCTGACGGAGACTGGTCACCCTGCACTAG CAGGAAGGTGTGCGAGCCCACGTCGGCCAAAAGTGATTCTGAGCTGATGGTGAAGTCGACAGAGAGCATGTTCAGGGCCGAGTCCCACATGCAGTGGGCATGGGGGGAGTTCCCAGAATCCACCAGG GTCAACAAAAAGGACAAATCCGAGCCAAAGACGTTGACCATCACTCCCTCAGAGAGCACACACTTCAGGGTTATCTTGAGCTCAGACGCCATGGAACAGGAGACGAAGGAAAGGGACAAGAACACTGTTTGCAGTATTGTCAAACCAGAGCCTCGGACCATCAGCCCCAATCAGTGCAGCAGACCAAGGTCACATGCTGCCAGCATCACAGAGCACAAGCCAGAGCTTTTGAATGCCACGCCTGGTAGTTTTCCATCCGCACCGCTCACCTCCAGCGTCAACACGCAGACGGCACGCAAGGCCCGGTGGACGTCTTCACCTCCGGGCCGCAGGGACAGTGGCTGCGCCGCTGAAGGAGGCGGTAACGTGGCTGGAGATTCTGCCTCATCCAAAGCCACAGATTCCCCCATCAAGAGGAGAG GTGTGAGGAAAAGGAGCCAGCATCAGGGACCTGAAGACATTTACCTGGATGACCTGAATGCACTCGATCCTGATGTTGCTGCTCGCTACTTCCCAAAAAG TGAGTCTGAGGTGGTTCCCAAACACTGGGTGGAGGTAGGCCGACGCTCTGGATCCCAGTCCCCTCAGTCTGTTGGCAGCGCTGCCGCAGACAGTGGCACCGAGTGTTTGTCCGACTCGGCCGGCGACCTGCCGGACGTCACGCTGTCGCTGTGTGGAGGCGTTGGTGAGAACTCTGAGATTTCTAAAG ATAAATTCATGGAGCACATCATCACCTACAGTGAATTTGCAGAGAATCCAGCGATCATTGACAACCCCAACTTGGTGGTTAAAATTGCAAACAG GTATTACAACTGGACACTGGCAGCACCTCTGATACTGTGTATGCAGGCGTTCCAGAAGAACTTGCCAAAG GCTACAGAGGAGGCCTGGGTTAAGGACAAAATGCCCAGGAAGTCTGGACGCTGGTGGTTCTGGAGGAAAAGCAGCGTGAAGCAG TCATCAACAGAGACCAAGTTAGAGAGACAGGAGTCTCTGAGCAGCGAGAGCCCAGCCTCTCAGCAGGGCCCGGAAACACA gcagaaaacagcagagtGGTCCAGTGATGATGAAAGTAAAGAGCTCACCGCTGAGGCGACTACTGAGCGCGTGCAGACGGAGAGCTCTCTGACGGCGCCTTGTCACTCCTACAAGAAGTCCCTCCGCCTATCGTCTGACCAGATA gCCAAGCTGAAGTTACGAGACGGGCCCAATGACGTCACCTTCAGTATAACCACCCAGTACCAGGGAACCTGCCGCTGCGAAGGCACCATCTACCTGTGGAACTGGGATGATAAGATTGTGATCTCAGACATCGATGGCACAATCACCAA GTCCGACGTGTTTGGTCACATTTTGCCTCGGCTCGGTAAAGACTGGACTCATCAAGGCATCGCTAAGCTTTACCACTCGGTGCACGA GAACGGGTACAAGTTCCTGTACTGTTCCGCCCGAGCGATCGGCATGGCCGACGTGACCCGAGGGTACCTGCATGGGGTGAACGACAGGGGGACGCTGCTGCCCCAGGGACCCCTCACGCTGTCGCCGAGTAGCCTGTACTCCGCTTTCCACAG AGAGGTCATAGAAAAGAAGCCGGAGAAGTTCAAGATCGAGTGTCTCACAGACATCAGGAACCTGTTCTACCCGAACACAAACCCCTTCTACGCAGCCTTCGGAAACAGAGACAGC GATGTTTTCGCCTATAAGCAAGTGGGTGTGCCTGTGTGCAGAATATTCACAGTGAATCCCAAAGGGGAGCTGATCCTGGAGCAGGCCAAAGGCAATAAAACCAC TTATAACCGACTGAGTGAGCTGGTGGAGCACGTCTTTCCCTTGCGCAGTTCACAGGACAACGCCACCTTCAGCTGCCCAGAGTTCAGCGCCTTCTGTTACTGGAGGGAGCCGATCGCCGAGGTGTGTCTTGAGGAGCTGCTTTAG